The Thermodesulfobacteriota bacterium sequence TAATCAGCAGGAAAGATAAAAAGAGCCACCCCGGCCCGGAAAGCAATACTATGCCCGAAACAAAGGACGATGCCAGAATAAAGGGCCACCCCTCTCCGGCTATTGGAATACGCATCGAGACCGTTCCCCCCCCCCCCCCCGCTCAGTTCCTGCTCTTGTCCACTATCTTGCCCTTCTTCAACCAGGGCATCATGGCGCGGAGCTTCTCCCCGACAGCCTCTATAGGATGGGCCTCCCCGCGTTTCGTAAGGCCGTTAAACACGGGTTTTCCGGCCCTGTGCTCGTCCATCCACTCTCTTGCGAACTCACCGCTCTGGATCTCGCCGAGTATTTTTTTCATCTCGGCCTTCACCCCGGCGTTTATAACCCTCGGCCCCCTGGTCAGGTCTCCGTACTGGGCGGTATTGCTTATCGAGTAGCGCATGTTCGATATGCCGCCTTCGTATATGAGGTCCACTATGAGCTTCGTCTCGTGCAGGCACTCGAAGTAGGCCATCTCCTCGGGGTAGCCGGCCTCTATGAGCGTTTCGTAGCCGGAGGTAATGAGTGCCGTAAGCCCGCCGCAGAGCACGGCCTGCTCGCCGAAGAGGTCCGTCTCGGTCTCGTCCTTGAAGGTGGTCCCTATTATGCCGGCCCTTCCCCCCCCTACCGCACTGGCGTAGGCAAGCCCGATATCGAGGGTGTCTTTGGAGGGGTCCTGGTGGACCGCCACGAGGCAGGGAACCCCGCCGCCCCTGGTGAACTCGTGCCTCACGAGGTGGCCCGGCCCCTTGGGGGCGACCATGAAGACGTTCACCCCTTCGACGGGCTTTATCATGCCGAAGTGGATGTTGAGGCCGTGGGCGAACGCCAGATAGGCGCCGTCCTTCAGGTTAGGCCCGATCTCCGAGGCGTAGACCTCGCCCTGGATCTCGTCCGGGATTAGTACCATCACCACGTCCGCGCCCTTTACGGCGTCGGCCACCTCGGCCACCTTGAGCCCGGCCGCCTCGGCCTTCTTCCACGAGCCCCCGCTCTTCCTGAGCCCCACCGTAACGTCGACGCCGCTGTCGGTAAGGTTCTGCGCGTGGGCGTGCCCCTGGCTGCCGAACCCGATTACGCTTACCTTCTTATCCCTTATAAGTTCGAGGTTCGCGTCCTTATCGTAGTAGACCTTCATTGCTCTCCTCCCTTTCCACTCCCTTGTATTTCCTGTATTCCTTTATTTTCCTTTATTTCTTTTATTTCCATTATTTCCCTTGCTTGGCCCTATGGCTCCTGGACAGCGCGATACGC is a genomic window containing:
- the ilvC gene encoding ketol-acid reductoisomerase, producing MKVYYDKDANLELIRDKKVSVIGFGSQGHAHAQNLTDSGVDVTVGLRKSGGSWKKAEAAGLKVAEVADAVKGADVVMVLIPDEIQGEVYASEIGPNLKDGAYLAFAHGLNIHFGMIKPVEGVNVFMVAPKGPGHLVRHEFTRGGGVPCLVAVHQDPSKDTLDIGLAYASAVGGGRAGIIGTTFKDETETDLFGEQAVLCGGLTALITSGYETLIEAGYPEEMAYFECLHETKLIVDLIYEGGISNMRYSISNTAQYGDLTRGPRVINAGVKAEMKKILGEIQSGEFAREWMDEHRAGKPVFNGLTKRGEAHPIEAVGEKLRAMMPWLKKGKIVDKSRN